In Paenibacillus sp. G2S3, a single window of DNA contains:
- the cdaA gene encoding diadenylate cyclase CdaA, translating to MSYFTDLTWKDSIKDIVDILIVSYIIYKVLNMVRGTRAIQLLKGILVLVLIWAVSTILDLYTLKWLMNQMFTFGVLAVFIIFQPELRRGLEQLGRGRFFGRAGESDEELSKLIGEVIKAVNYLSHRKIGALIVFERETGLNEYTESGIAMRSLVSSELLINIFIPNTPLHDGALIMQGNQIAAAACYLPLSENPFISKELGTRHRAAIGISEVADSVSVIVSEETGQISLAINGQIVRDIKEESMISKLHQELSVSSSLKEKGSTFWKRKGDKNHG from the coding sequence ATGAGTTATTTTACAGACTTAACATGGAAAGATTCCATTAAAGATATTGTTGATATACTGATCGTCAGCTACATTATTTATAAAGTGCTTAATATGGTCCGCGGAACTCGAGCGATTCAGCTGCTGAAGGGGATTCTGGTCCTGGTTTTGATTTGGGCTGTGAGTACCATCCTAGATCTCTATACGCTCAAATGGCTAATGAATCAAATGTTTACATTCGGGGTGCTGGCGGTCTTTATCATCTTTCAGCCGGAACTACGAAGGGGACTGGAGCAGCTTGGACGAGGTAGATTTTTCGGACGGGCTGGGGAAAGTGATGAAGAGCTCAGTAAATTAATTGGCGAAGTGATTAAAGCCGTAAATTATTTATCACATAGAAAAATAGGGGCATTAATCGTATTCGAGCGAGAGACAGGCCTCAATGAATATACGGAATCGGGTATCGCCATGCGTTCTCTGGTCAGCTCTGAGTTGCTGATTAACATCTTTATTCCTAACACCCCTCTGCATGACGGAGCCCTTATTATGCAAGGGAACCAGATCGCTGCGGCTGCATGCTATTTACCTTTGTCCGAGAACCCTTTTATTAGCAAGGAACTGGGGACACGGCATCGTGCGGCTATCGGGATTAGTGAGGTTGCGGACTCTGTGTCTGTCATTGTCTCAGAGGAGACAGGACAGATTTCTCTGGCCATCAATGGTCAAATTGTGAGGGACATTAAAGAAGAATCAATGATTTCGAAGCTCCATCAAGAGCTGAGTGTAAGTTCATCGCTGAAGGAGAAAGGTTCAACTTTCTGGAAACGGAAGGGGGACAAAAATCATGGATAA
- a CDS encoding CdaR family protein, whose amino-acid sequence MDKWMSNNNFNKILALAFGIILFTMVRVDTAPVGQTTVDTKSKIIENVKIEEIGLDKDKYVLEYKDVDSVSMEVKGKNSDISFQFSDDYKVTLDLSKVEPGDNTLPLSYSLPRGVTLVRMTPKEVNVHVELRNTKSFPITLVTKGEPAAGYQLGTPVLQPTDTVEVTLPDNELSKVVKVQGTIELNGENETFKEKKMKLHAYDNEGKEVKDAVIEPATVSVELPITLPFKSLPLDIGFTGQLPGTLVLSNVTPELESVVVYGQANALAALSTYEASVDLSAIDSAGTKQLKVELKPPAGTEKVMPETVNVSLTISEIAERTVEAVPIKLQGVGDGLEGSIVEPTSKDIALTLTGAPTLLNQLNKDDLSVVADVTGLNAGTHEVSLRVSLPKFIALANSSVPLTVTVQLLSPATPVPTPHPDTDSVTTPEPSSEPVIGNVEATEKPTHSGEAGATATPVPTDSSPENNGTANTSTNSENPVGTGGT is encoded by the coding sequence ATGGATAAGTGGATGAGCAATAACAATTTCAATAAGATTCTTGCCCTTGCATTTGGGATTATTCTGTTTACCATGGTTCGAGTCGACACTGCACCTGTTGGACAGACCACGGTCGATACTAAGTCGAAGATTATTGAGAATGTAAAGATCGAAGAAATCGGTCTAGATAAAGATAAATATGTATTGGAATACAAGGATGTAGATAGTGTCAGTATGGAGGTTAAGGGGAAAAACTCTGATATTTCTTTTCAGTTCTCGGACGACTATAAAGTGACCCTTGATCTAAGTAAGGTTGAGCCTGGTGATAATACGTTGCCACTCTCTTATTCATTACCTAGAGGTGTAACTCTTGTCAGAATGACTCCTAAAGAGGTCAACGTACATGTAGAGTTACGAAATACAAAATCTTTTCCCATAACATTGGTTACCAAGGGAGAACCAGCAGCGGGATATCAATTAGGTACCCCAGTCTTGCAGCCTACGGATACTGTTGAGGTTACGTTGCCTGATAATGAGTTAAGCAAAGTGGTGAAGGTACAAGGCACCATTGAGCTAAATGGCGAGAACGAAACCTTTAAAGAGAAAAAAATGAAGCTACATGCTTATGATAATGAAGGAAAAGAAGTGAAGGACGCTGTCATTGAGCCTGCTACCGTTTCGGTGGAATTGCCAATTACCTTGCCTTTTAAGAGCTTGCCATTAGATATCGGCTTTACTGGACAACTTCCAGGTACTCTTGTCTTATCGAATGTGACACCTGAGTTGGAATCAGTCGTGGTATATGGTCAAGCCAATGCATTAGCTGCATTATCTACCTATGAAGCAAGTGTCGATCTTAGCGCTATAGATTCTGCAGGTACGAAGCAGCTGAAGGTAGAATTGAAACCTCCGGCAGGAACTGAGAAAGTAATGCCTGAAACCGTGAACGTTTCATTAACGATCTCAGAAATTGCTGAACGGACGGTTGAAGCGGTACCCATCAAGTTACAGGGTGTCGGTGATGGGTTAGAAGGAAGTATTGTTGAACCAACAAGCAAGGATATAGCCCTTACCTTAACAGGTGCACCTACTTTGCTAAATCAACTAAATAAAGACGATTTAAGTGTTGTGGCTGATGTGACTGGCCTTAATGCCGGGACTCACGAGGTTTCTTTACGGGTATCACTGCCTAAATTCATCGCACTGGCTAATTCAAGTGTGCCTCTTACGGTAACCGTACAGTTGCTATCACCTGCAACGCCGGTACCTACGCCTCATCCAGACACAGATAGTGTAACTACTCCTGAGCCAAGCTCTGAACCTGTTATAGGCAATGTGGAGGCCACTGAGAAGCCTACCCATAGCGGAGAGGCTGGAGCTACAGCGACGCCTGTCCCCACGGATAGCAGTCCAGAGAATAATGGCACAGCTAACACAAGTACGAATTCCGAAAATCCTGTAGGTACAGGGGGAACGTAA
- the glmM gene encoding phosphoglucosamine mutase has product MGKYFGTDGVRGVANRELTAEMAYSIGRCGGYVLAGNVHKPKVVIGMDTRISGPLLESALIAGLLSIGADVIRIGVVSTPAVAYITRLLKADAGVMISASHNPVEDNGIKFFGGDGFKLTDETELRIEELMDAEVDELPRPIGSGLGMVTVDNDAKYLYLEYLKTTISQDFKGIKVVLDCAHGAAYELAPRLFRELGAEVISIGAEPDGLNINAGFGSTHPETLREEVLRHGADLGLAFDGDADRLIAIDNKGDEVDGDFILCICGDAMNRAGKLKDSTIVSTVMSNIGFYKATEKLSLNTAKTAVGDRYVMEEMRRGGFNLGGEQSGHVIFLDYNTTGDGILTAIQLVDTLKASGKQLSEVKSMMTKYPQVLVNVRVQDKTNYPNNQAIEAAIAEVEGKLGDNGRVLVRPSGTESLIRVMAEGPDKADLDLYVNQIVEVVQRELV; this is encoded by the coding sequence ATGGGGAAGTATTTTGGAACTGACGGTGTGCGGGGAGTAGCAAACCGTGAATTAACTGCAGAAATGGCTTATAGCATTGGTCGCTGTGGAGGATATGTACTAGCGGGTAATGTGCATAAACCAAAGGTTGTCATTGGGATGGATACACGTATTTCCGGTCCTTTGCTTGAATCAGCTCTTATTGCTGGTTTACTGTCTATTGGGGCAGATGTAATCCGTATAGGTGTAGTGAGTACACCTGCTGTTGCTTATATTACGAGACTATTAAAAGCAGATGCAGGGGTCATGATTTCGGCATCACATAATCCGGTTGAAGATAATGGCATTAAGTTCTTTGGCGGAGATGGTTTCAAGCTTACGGATGAAACTGAGCTGCGCATTGAAGAACTAATGGATGCTGAAGTAGATGAATTGCCTCGTCCTATCGGCTCTGGTTTAGGCATGGTTACGGTTGATAATGACGCCAAGTACCTCTATCTTGAGTATTTGAAGACGACCATTTCTCAGGATTTCAAGGGAATTAAGGTTGTACTCGACTGTGCTCACGGCGCAGCGTATGAACTTGCACCAAGATTGTTCAGAGAGCTAGGCGCTGAGGTTATTTCTATTGGAGCTGAGCCTGATGGTTTGAATATTAATGCTGGATTTGGTTCGACTCATCCAGAGACTTTGCGTGAGGAAGTATTACGTCATGGAGCGGATTTGGGACTTGCTTTTGACGGAGATGCTGACCGATTGATTGCGATCGACAATAAAGGTGATGAAGTTGACGGAGACTTCATTCTCTGCATTTGTGGGGATGCAATGAACCGTGCTGGCAAGCTGAAAGATAGCACAATCGTATCAACGGTTATGAGTAATATCGGATTCTACAAAGCTACCGAGAAATTATCCCTGAACACTGCTAAAACAGCTGTAGGCGACCGGTATGTGATGGAAGAAATGCGCCGTGGCGGTTTTAATCTGGGTGGAGAACAGTCTGGACATGTTATCTTCCTTGATTATAATACAACAGGTGATGGTATTCTGACGGCTATCCAGCTGGTTGATACGCTTAAGGCTTCAGGTAAGCAGCTTAGCGAAGTTAAGAGCATGATGACGAAATACCCGCAGGTGCTGGTCAATGTTCGTGTACAAGATAAGACTAATTATCCTAACAACCAGGCTATCGAAGCAGCTATCGCTGAAGTAGAAGGCAAGCTAGGCGACAATGGCCGTGTGCTTGTACGTCCGTCGGGTACGGAGTCTCTAATCCGTGTCATGGCAGAGGGACCTGATAAGGCAGATCTAGATCTTTATGTGAATCAAATTGTAGAAGTTGTTCAACGCGAATTGGTATAA
- the ppc gene encoding phosphoenolpyruvate carboxylase has protein sequence MTELTTTVSKSNSNNLLRRDVRFLGNILGEVLVHQGGNELLEIVEKIRETSKSLRSLFLPELHSEFKELINSLDPENRHQVIRAFAIYFQLVNIAEQNHRIRRKRDYERSAGETVQPGSIESAIKELRERDFSHEEVNEIIAGLSLELVMTAHPTEAMRRAILDIHKRISDDVMGLDNPTLTFREREQLREKLLNEVITLWQTDELRDRKPTVLDEVRNGMYYFHETIFHVLPDVYQELERCLSKYYPGQNWHVPTYLRFGSWIGGDRDGNPSVTSTVTSQTLRMQRKLAIREYQRIMRELMKYLSFSTSIVKVTPELVESIEADREIINLGKMEEWRNDNEPYRIKLSYMISKTQNVLDDEKKDTPERYSTPEEFIDDLNVIDRSLRHHYADYVADTYIKKLIRQVELFGFHTATLDVRQHSQEHENAMTEILAKMNITPDYSKLSENEKIELLEKLLNDPRPITSSYQTYSEGTEECLAVYRTIYASQEEYGIQCITSYLISMAEAASDILEVMVFSKEVGLFRKDNDGTVVCTLQAVPLFETIDDLHDAPQIMNRLLSMPIYRDAVSAMNDLQEIMLGYSDSNKDGGVVTANWELRVALKEITATADKFGIKLKFFHGRGGALGRGGMPLNRSILAQPASTIGGGIKITEQGEVISSRYSMQGIAYRSLEQATSALVTAAINARTPQADLYEEKWEEIVARISEVSLNKYQDLIFRDPDFLTYFKESTPLPEVGELNIGSRPSKRKNSDRFEDLRAIPWVFAWTQSRYLLPAWYAAGTGLQSFYEGKEENLKVMQHMYENFSFFTTLIDTLQMAISKADLIIAKEYASMGKNEEARQRIFGQIEDEFKLTSELILKITGQQDILDNVPVIQESIRLRNPYVDPLSYLQVQLLSELRALREIDGDDSELLREVLLTINGIAAGLRNTG, from the coding sequence ATGACCGAACTTACGACTACCGTCAGCAAAAGCAACTCTAACAATCTGCTGCGACGGGACGTACGGTTCTTGGGGAACATTTTAGGAGAGGTCTTGGTTCACCAAGGCGGTAACGAACTACTAGAGATCGTGGAGAAAATTCGCGAAACCAGTAAATCGCTGCGCTCACTATTTTTACCTGAACTGCACAGTGAATTTAAGGAGTTAATCAATTCTTTGGATCCAGAGAACCGTCATCAGGTAATAAGAGCGTTCGCTATTTATTTTCAGCTCGTGAATATTGCCGAACAGAACCATCGGATTCGCCGCAAACGTGACTATGAACGTTCAGCTGGGGAGACAGTCCAACCCGGTTCTATAGAAAGCGCGATTAAAGAGCTTCGTGAACGTGATTTCTCTCATGAGGAAGTTAACGAGATTATTGCAGGATTATCTCTGGAGCTTGTAATGACGGCACATCCAACGGAAGCTATGCGCCGTGCTATTCTCGATATTCATAAGCGGATATCTGATGATGTTATGGGTCTGGATAACCCTACCTTAACCTTCCGGGAGCGCGAACAGCTCCGTGAGAAGCTATTGAATGAAGTAATTACGCTATGGCAAACGGATGAACTGCGTGACCGCAAGCCTACAGTACTCGATGAAGTGCGTAATGGGATGTACTACTTCCATGAGACGATCTTCCATGTATTGCCGGACGTTTATCAAGAACTTGAACGTTGTCTCAGTAAATACTACCCAGGGCAGAACTGGCATGTACCAACCTACTTGCGTTTTGGCTCATGGATTGGTGGAGACCGTGATGGTAACCCATCAGTAACTTCAACAGTCACCTCACAGACCTTGCGTATGCAACGTAAGCTGGCGATTCGAGAATATCAGCGGATCATGCGTGAGCTTATGAAATACCTAAGCTTTAGCACAAGTATTGTTAAGGTGACGCCTGAGCTAGTAGAATCCATTGAAGCTGATCGTGAGATCATTAATCTTGGCAAGATGGAAGAATGGCGCAATGACAATGAACCTTACCGTATTAAGCTTAGCTATATGATCTCCAAGACACAAAATGTTCTGGATGATGAGAAAAAAGATACTCCTGAGCGTTATTCTACCCCTGAGGAGTTCATCGATGATTTGAACGTGATTGACCGCAGTTTACGGCATCACTATGCCGATTATGTGGCTGACACTTATATTAAGAAATTGATCCGCCAAGTGGAGTTGTTCGGTTTCCATACGGCGACACTTGATGTGCGTCAACACAGTCAAGAACATGAGAATGCTATGACTGAAATTCTGGCGAAAATGAATATTACGCCGGACTACTCCAAACTGTCTGAGAATGAGAAGATTGAGCTGTTGGAGAAACTGCTGAATGATCCACGTCCAATTACTTCTTCTTATCAGACGTATAGTGAGGGTACAGAGGAATGTCTTGCTGTGTACCGTACGATCTACGCTTCGCAAGAAGAGTACGGCATACAATGTATCACCAGTTACCTGATCAGTATGGCAGAAGCGGCAAGCGACATTTTGGAGGTTATGGTCTTCTCCAAAGAGGTAGGACTATTCCGTAAAGATAATGATGGTACAGTCGTATGTACGCTGCAAGCTGTGCCACTTTTTGAAACAATTGATGATTTGCATGATGCACCACAAATTATGAATAGATTGCTCAGTATGCCTATCTACCGCGATGCAGTAAGCGCGATGAATGATTTGCAGGAAATCATGCTTGGATATTCAGATAGTAACAAAGATGGCGGCGTGGTTACTGCTAACTGGGAACTGCGTGTTGCTCTGAAAGAGATTACAGCTACAGCCGATAAGTTCGGAATCAAGCTGAAGTTCTTCCACGGTCGTGGCGGAGCGCTCGGCCGTGGCGGCATGCCGCTTAACCGCAGCATTCTGGCTCAGCCTGCCTCGACGATTGGTGGCGGCATTAAAATCACTGAGCAGGGAGAAGTTATCTCCTCCCGTTATTCGATGCAAGGGATTGCTTACCGCAGTCTAGAGCAAGCGACATCTGCGCTTGTGACTGCAGCGATCAATGCGAGAACTCCGCAAGCGGATCTATATGAAGAGAAGTGGGAAGAGATTGTTGCCCGAATCTCTGAAGTTTCGCTAAACAAATATCAGGATTTGATATTCCGTGATCCGGACTTCCTGACTTACTTCAAAGAATCTACACCTCTGCCTGAGGTTGGAGAGCTTAATATTGGTTCACGTCCTTCCAAACGGAAGAACAGTGACCGTTTTGAAGATTTGCGTGCAATTCCGTGGGTATTTGCATGGACACAAAGCCGTTATTTGCTTCCAGCGTGGTATGCTGCTGGAACTGGACTGCAGAGTTTCTATGAGGGTAAGGAAGAGAATCTGAAGGTAATGCAGCATATGTATGAGAACTTCTCATTCTTTACTACACTGATAGATACGCTGCAAATGGCTATTTCAAAAGCGGACTTGATCATTGCTAAGGAATACGCCAGCATGGGCAAGAACGAAGAAGCGCGTCAACGGATCTTCGGCCAGATTGAAGATGAATTCAAACTGACTTCTGAGCTGATCCTGAAGATTACTGGCCAGCAGGATATCTTGGATAACGTCCCTGTGATTCAGGAGTCGATCAGACTCCGTAATCCTTACGTTGATCCGCTTAGCTACCTGCAGGTCCAATTGCTATCTGAGCTTAGAGCGCTCCGTGAAATCGATGGAGACGATAGCGAATTGCTCCGCGAAGTATTGCTTACCATCAATGGCATTGCCGCTGGTCTTCGGAATACCGGCTGA
- the glmS gene encoding glutamine--fructose-6-phosphate transaminase (isomerizing), with amino-acid sequence MCGIVGYIGNQNSQGILVEGLKKLEYRGYDSAGIAVFTGEGLQVVKAQGRLANLQSKLEGSPLAGSAGIGHTRWATHGKPSDENSHPHTDNSMKFSVVHNGIVENYLDLKEELIAGGCHFVSETDTEVISHLIAREYDGDIVKAVQKAITFMRGAFALGVLTEYEPDKLVAVRQASPLIIGLGEGENFIGSDIPALLEYTRNVYILNDGEMAVLTRDAVELMTIEGNFISREMITVDWDEVTAEKGGYEHFMLKEIHEQPKAYRDTMRGRINAEGNKVVLPELNMTEEQIKNIRNIQVIACGTAYNAGVVGRSLIESLVRIPVENDIASEYRYRSPIVTPETLVIVVSQSGETADTLAALREAQANGAHVLAITNVVGSSIAREANDVLVTLAGPEIAVASTKAYTSQLIAFGLFALYLAEVRGTQTEAQVAKILAAMQALPEQVEEILAQKEAIKGYAEQISEHKNLFFIGRGVDYAVAQEGSLKLKEISYIHSEAYAAGELKHGTLALIEEGVPVIALATQEAVLEKTVSNIKEVKARGADVLAITHQEHLTDLLRSVDQVFVIPKTLPMLTAALSVVPLQLLSYYASLALGHDVDKPRNLAKSVTVE; translated from the coding sequence ATGTGTGGTATTGTAGGATATATTGGTAATCAGAATTCGCAGGGGATCTTGGTTGAAGGATTGAAGAAGCTGGAGTATCGGGGATATGATTCCGCTGGTATTGCTGTATTCACTGGGGAAGGACTGCAAGTAGTGAAAGCTCAAGGCCGTTTGGCGAATCTGCAGTCGAAGCTGGAAGGCAGCCCACTGGCAGGTAGCGCAGGTATTGGACACACACGCTGGGCAACTCACGGTAAACCATCCGATGAGAATTCCCATCCACATACGGATAACAGCATGAAGTTCTCGGTCGTTCACAACGGTATTGTCGAAAACTATCTGGATCTGAAAGAAGAGCTGATTGCTGGCGGATGTCACTTTGTCTCCGAAACAGATACAGAAGTTATTTCACATCTGATTGCTCGCGAATATGATGGGGATATTGTGAAAGCTGTACAAAAAGCGATTACCTTCATGCGCGGTGCATTTGCATTAGGTGTCCTGACTGAATACGAACCAGATAAATTGGTGGCTGTGCGTCAAGCAAGCCCGCTCATTATCGGTCTTGGCGAAGGGGAAAACTTTATCGGGTCAGATATTCCTGCACTGCTTGAATATACCCGTAACGTATATATTTTGAACGACGGCGAAATGGCAGTCTTGACAAGAGATGCTGTCGAACTGATGACGATTGAAGGAAACTTTATTTCTCGGGAAATGATTACTGTCGATTGGGATGAAGTTACCGCAGAAAAAGGCGGCTACGAGCATTTCATGTTGAAAGAAATCCACGAGCAGCCTAAGGCTTATCGCGACACTATGCGGGGTCGTATTAATGCCGAAGGAAACAAGGTTGTCTTGCCTGAACTAAACATGACTGAAGAACAAATCAAGAACATTCGTAACATCCAAGTTATTGCTTGCGGAACAGCTTACAACGCTGGCGTGGTAGGACGCTCTTTGATCGAATCTTTGGTTCGTATTCCAGTAGAGAATGACATAGCTTCGGAATATCGTTATCGTTCACCAATCGTGACGCCAGAAACTTTGGTTATCGTTGTCAGCCAATCCGGTGAGACTGCAGATACTTTGGCAGCTCTACGTGAAGCTCAAGCTAACGGTGCACATGTATTGGCGATCACTAACGTAGTGGGCAGTTCTATCGCTCGCGAAGCGAATGATGTGTTGGTAACTTTGGCAGGTCCAGAAATTGCTGTAGCCTCGACCAAAGCTTACACTTCACAATTGATCGCCTTCGGATTGTTTGCTCTTTATTTGGCTGAAGTTCGTGGTACTCAAACCGAAGCGCAAGTAGCTAAGATTCTAGCAGCTATGCAAGCTCTACCAGAGCAAGTGGAAGAGATCCTAGCTCAAAAAGAAGCGATCAAAGGTTATGCAGAGCAAATTTCTGAGCACAAGAACCTGTTCTTCATCGGCCGTGGCGTAGACTACGCAGTTGCTCAAGAAGGATCCTTGAAGCTGAAAGAAATCTCTTATATTCACTCCGAAGCTTATGCTGCAGGTGAATTGAAACATGGTACGTTGGCTCTGATCGAGGAAGGCGTTCCGGTTATTGCCCTGGCAACTCAGGAAGCTGTTCTTGAGAAGACCGTCAGCAACATCAAAGAAGTGAAAGCTCGCGGAGCTGACGTGCTTGCGATCACTCATCAAGAGCATTTGACTGACCTGCTTAGATCAGTGGATCAAGTGTTTGTTATTCCTAAGACATTGCCAATGCTGACAGCGGCATTGTCCGTAGTGCCTCTGCAATTATTGTCTTATTATGCTTCTCTTGCACTGGGTCATGATGTGGATAAACCACGTAACTTGGCGAAGAGTGTTACTGTGGAGTAG
- a CDS encoding zf-HC2 domain-containing protein produces MECKLAVSMMHDYLDDDLPDQQQRELKEHLLSCPDCRAKFKELEQTDMLMFSLMHQNPVASDDLVSRIMSSLPKSKKEKAFITWIKRHPALTAASLFLVVMLMSSVTFWSPDRQLVVRGADLDQVVIKGDTVIVPSGKIITGDLTIENGKAQVYGEVNGNVTVIDGSLYQASTAHISGQVKSIDQAVSWLWYKVTNMFSEVAYR; encoded by the coding sequence ATGGAATGCAAACTGGCCGTCTCTATGATGCACGACTACTTGGATGACGACTTGCCCGATCAGCAGCAGAGGGAATTGAAGGAGCATCTTCTATCCTGTCCAGATTGCCGTGCAAAGTTTAAAGAATTAGAACAGACAGATATGTTGATGTTCTCCCTAATGCATCAGAATCCTGTTGCCTCAGATGATCTTGTGAGCCGGATAATGAGTTCATTGCCAAAGTCCAAGAAAGAAAAAGCTTTTATTACCTGGATTAAGAGACACCCTGCACTTACAGCGGCATCTCTGTTTCTTGTCGTAATGCTGATGAGCTCCGTAACTTTTTGGAGTCCAGATAGACAACTTGTAGTTAGAGGTGCAGATCTGGATCAAGTGGTTATTAAAGGGGATACTGTAATCGTACCTTCCGGTAAGATTATTACCGGTGACCTTACCATAGAGAATGGTAAAGCACAGGTATATGGGGAAGTGAACGGGAACGTAACAGTCATTGACGGTTCTCTGTATCAGGCTTCAACGGCTCATATTTCTGGGCAAGTCAAAAGCATAGACCAAGCGGTAAGTTGGCTCTGGTATAAAGTGACGAACATGTTCTCTGAAGTTGCCTACCGTTAA
- a CDS encoding LysR family transcriptional regulator — protein sequence MNLNLIKLEIVELLNKHKKITTVADKLGLKQPTVTYHLKNLEQQLGEKLFESRMDKMILTESGKAFLHYATKINALAAEAERVVKEFSQAGRGTLKIGASYVPATYILPKILGLFGEQHPGITISLSVKPSPVIKEMLASHEIDLGILSTESFYLPDLHTQALCEDELVLVFSPSHEFASFSNLNPAMIASASFILHDKESSTRQLTDKWFEREGNEPRTYILLDSLEAIKQSLISGKYVSFISRLAVEDEVARGRLLMRTIPDYNFQRHIYYSYNRDRHYSPLIGLFIDQIRTLRI from the coding sequence ATGAACCTTAATTTAATCAAGCTGGAAATCGTAGAACTGTTAAATAAACATAAGAAAATAACTACAGTAGCCGATAAACTCGGACTGAAGCAGCCCACTGTTACGTACCATTTGAAGAATTTAGAGCAGCAATTGGGGGAGAAGTTATTTGAATCCAGAATGGATAAAATGATTCTTACGGAGAGTGGAAAAGCGTTTCTTCATTATGCGACTAAAATCAATGCACTAGCTGCAGAAGCGGAGCGGGTTGTAAAAGAGTTCAGTCAGGCGGGGCGGGGGACGCTTAAGATTGGTGCCAGTTACGTTCCAGCTACTTATATTCTTCCGAAAATATTGGGGCTGTTTGGAGAACAACATCCGGGGATTACGATCTCTTTATCGGTTAAGCCTTCCCCTGTAATCAAAGAAATGCTGGCTAGCCATGAGATTGACCTTGGTATTTTGTCTACAGAATCTTTTTATCTACCAGATCTGCATACTCAAGCCTTGTGTGAGGACGAGCTCGTGCTTGTTTTTTCACCATCTCATGAATTTGCCTCATTTTCTAATCTAAACCCGGCTATGATTGCTTCAGCGAGTTTTATATTACATGACAAGGAATCGAGTACACGCCAACTAACGGATAAATGGTTTGAGCGGGAGGGGAATGAACCTAGAACTTATATTCTACTGGATTCACTGGAGGCCATTAAGCAATCGCTTATAAGTGGAAAGTACGTTTCGTTTATATCGCGTCTTGCTGTGGAGGATGAGGTAGCCAGAGGAAGATTGCTAATGCGCACCATTCCAGATTATAATTTTCAAAGACATATTTATTATTCGTATAACCGCGATCGTCATTATTCTCCGCTTATTGGCCTGTTCATCGATCAGATTCGAACGCTGCGTATTTAA
- the sigW gene encoding RNA polymerase sigma factor SigW: protein MENLEGRLTKLALKGDQRAFAELVELYKDKIYHLAYRMLNNRHEAEDIVQETFLRVYRNLDRYDDKQKFSTWIYRIGTNLCIDRLRKRKPTYSLDAEMNDQEGLDGYSLIPSDNVTPETELLLSETQGLIYEAIDSLPVKYRSVMILRYLQDLSLQEISDVLDMPVTTIKTRVHRGREFLRKKLGPKM from the coding sequence GTGGAGAATTTGGAAGGCAGATTGACAAAGCTCGCCTTAAAAGGCGACCAAAGGGCATTTGCCGAGCTTGTGGAACTATATAAAGACAAAATATATCATCTGGCGTACCGGATGCTGAACAATCGCCATGAGGCGGAGGATATTGTTCAGGAGACCTTTTTGCGTGTGTATAGAAACTTGGATCGGTATGATGATAAACAGAAGTTCTCAACCTGGATTTACCGGATTGGAACGAACCTCTGTATTGATAGATTACGCAAACGGAAACCAACCTATTCGCTCGATGCAGAAATGAACGATCAGGAGGGCCTTGACGGCTATTCGTTGATTCCAAGTGATAATGTGACACCTGAGACCGAATTACTGCTCTCTGAGACGCAGGGACTTATCTATGAGGCGATTGACAGTCTGCCTGTGAAATACAGGTCTGTGATGATTCTTAGATACCTGCAGGATTTATCACTTCAGGAGATAAGTGATGTGCTAGACATGCCTGTAACCACGATTAAGACGCGTGTTCACCGTGGTCGTGAGTTTTTGCGTAAAAAGTTAGGCCCGAAAATGTAA